The following proteins come from a genomic window of Thiothrix winogradskyi:
- the infC gene encoding translation initiation factor IF-3 — MALEKEHRINDDINVPKIRLIDAEGENQGVVSLRDALEMAYDAELDLVEIVPNAKPPVCRIMDYGKFRFDESKKAAIARKNQKQVQVKEIKMRPATDEGDYQIKLRKLKEFLEEGDKVKVTLRFKGREMAHKELGMDVLKRVEKELEELAVVEQFPRLEGRQMVMMLGAKKKA; from the coding sequence ATCGCTCTCGAAAAAGAACACCGTATTAATGACGATATTAACGTTCCGAAAATTCGTCTGATTGATGCGGAAGGTGAAAATCAAGGTGTTGTCTCCCTGCGGGACGCGCTGGAAATGGCTTACGACGCCGAACTCGACCTGGTGGAAATCGTACCCAATGCGAAGCCACCGGTTTGCCGGATCATGGATTACGGTAAATTCCGTTTCGATGAAAGTAAGAAAGCGGCGATAGCCCGTAAAAACCAGAAACAAGTGCAGGTCAAGGAAATCAAGATGCGTCCGGCAACGGATGAAGGCGATTACCAGATCAAATTGCGCAAACTGAAAGAGTTTCTGGAAGAGGGCGATAAGGTTAAAGTCACCCTGCGCTTCAAAGGCCGTGAAATGGCTCACAAAGAGCTGGGGATGGATGTTCTCAAGCGTGTTGAAAAAGAGCTGGAAGAACTGGCGGTTGTCGAGCAATTCCCGCGTCTGGAAGGCCGTCAAATGGTCATGATGTTGGGCGCGAAGAAAAAAGCCTAA
- a CDS encoding DUF1800 family protein, giving the protein MTKRHYLHKGLLLILMLLTCLLPAAHAAVTANLTVQVVDGTNADAPLANHEIHVREVLADGSNVWRTKAKTDTNGQVAFTLDGLGAGKRYVLQAKSSRANKNRQSAVIDTAGAMTFRVGFPLLNVTLLDALTQQPLSDISVTAYKQENGKAIWLDNLKTNSSGLVIFELEALSQGIPVTLNAKVFNGFTATQTHTQPGSAKFTLGDTVATLVDGIQAGLPPLANYGVQVRELLSDGKTAWFASVTTDAKGQLRLNLPPNRQFRLEAKSTFNNAYKFSQPLQAGQQQTFQVGTPLLQATLKDAVSGAVLPAVKVTAYLIKADGKSVWRTETSTDANGQVRFDLPELLEGDKAQLFAAPYNAYRAASPIVSQPGNLEFKVGETRVKVMDSTQTPAKPLANQKVTIAEKMADGKEVWRSEATTDAAGLLRLSLFAQNDKRTYVLKAKSPFNQSWKTSQPLQQAGEYTFTVGSQPLPVTLKDLSTGNPLANIQITAYRVVAGGKPEWITRQTTDANGRTGFDLPELSNGGTIRLQATAFNNFGAWSQDITSTAAFEFGVGSMQISVKDGTQADGVLLPNLEVHIRENMADGTTAWFNKAITDTQGNLKIDLPGLDKGRKFFLQAMHPVTKRYKSSQTLEKAGAHTFMVGTRLMAVTLYNAITAAPLADKDITLQEIQAGNTSTWPYVWRSSAKTDAKGIAIIDSELLSQAGLNFVLSVTPYNTGRIMTAPFPAQTYSVDFPVGTIPVTLVDRDNGNAIMPNQRIDAYEISSDGKLTWLKNGTTDTNGQAIFDLETLRKGTRHVFKAYNPFGNKQYPYSRIITTTGAVTFAIGRTDKGELDLKPPALEILSPSKASVGTIGFELSGKASDDKALDKVDITLVSGSLTATHTATLDKITGNWKLAVSSTALQTGQTLNVTAIAVDATGNTTSVTRSYQVLADKDAPSITISSHHADETVLKTGFLLQGTVTDDTEVSTLQLSVTQDSGKVLVTPKNLTPTPAGHWAYALPNGILSQDSKITVSLTATDTSGKQSSNTLALNVAGAHEEHRQLLSRTTFGITDALLQEVTQLGTTEFLEQQLNPNKLDDSAFDARLTNANPATLTEFQTATLQRMIGSRRQLQEVMTWFWENHFNTDFRKTGNKLLYELAENDVFRANALGNFHHLLTASAKSPAMLYYLDNVKNVKANANENYARELLELHTVGVDGGYTQKEVDTLAEVFTGWQVQNDRFFFNAAQHNSSAKVFWGNAIPAGGVDEGERVLDILARHPATANYLCSKLVTYFVSDQPVNSLQARCASTFLEQDAAPDQIAQVLRVILTSPEFYATANINSKVKTPLEFVTASVRATHAQGTHADLPAALKRMGMDLYQYPLPTGYSDTGDDWVSSAALQERVRFVNLLANARSGATYLDTTKLFNAQQAITAESIASDLLNWTIGGYYAELEWQTALEVLNAEGAFNPNASNADARIRETVGTVLSYPEFNYQ; this is encoded by the coding sequence ATGACTAAGCGCCATTACCTGCACAAGGGATTGCTACTTATCCTGATGCTGCTGACGTGTTTACTGCCTGCTGCCCATGCCGCAGTTACCGCGAACCTAACCGTGCAAGTCGTCGATGGCACCAACGCTGATGCGCCCTTAGCCAATCATGAAATCCACGTCCGCGAAGTCTTAGCCGACGGCAGCAATGTGTGGCGCACTAAAGCCAAAACCGATACCAATGGGCAAGTCGCTTTCACGTTGGATGGTTTGGGCGCTGGCAAACGCTATGTCTTACAAGCCAAAAGCTCCCGTGCCAATAAAAATCGACAAAGTGCCGTGATCGACACCGCTGGCGCGATGACATTCCGGGTTGGTTTTCCCCTGCTAAACGTCACCTTATTGGATGCATTGACTCAACAGCCGCTGTCTGACATCAGCGTCACGGCTTACAAACAGGAAAACGGCAAAGCCATCTGGTTAGACAACCTGAAAACGAACAGCAGCGGGCTGGTCATATTTGAACTCGAAGCACTCAGCCAAGGTATCCCCGTCACCTTGAATGCCAAGGTATTCAACGGCTTTACTGCCACGCAAACCCACACACAACCCGGCTCAGCAAAGTTCACCTTGGGCGACACAGTTGCCACCCTGGTTGATGGTATTCAAGCCGGATTACCGCCATTAGCTAATTACGGCGTACAAGTCCGGGAATTGTTAAGCGACGGTAAAACAGCATGGTTTGCCAGTGTTACCACGGATGCGAAAGGGCAATTACGCCTGAATCTACCGCCCAACCGCCAGTTCCGTCTCGAAGCCAAAAGCACGTTCAACAACGCTTACAAATTCAGTCAACCGTTGCAAGCCGGGCAGCAACAGACCTTTCAAGTTGGCACGCCTTTGCTGCAAGCCACGCTGAAAGACGCGGTTTCTGGCGCAGTACTTCCGGCAGTAAAAGTCACCGCTTACCTCATCAAAGCCGACGGTAAAAGTGTTTGGCGCACCGAAACCAGCACAGATGCCAACGGTCAAGTGCGTTTCGACCTTCCCGAACTGCTGGAAGGTGACAAAGCACAATTATTTGCCGCCCCCTACAACGCCTACCGTGCTGCCAGCCCTATTGTCAGTCAACCCGGCAATCTGGAATTCAAGGTGGGGGAAACACGGGTGAAAGTAATGGACAGCACCCAAACACCTGCCAAACCCTTAGCCAACCAAAAAGTGACAATCGCCGAAAAAATGGCAGATGGCAAAGAAGTGTGGCGCAGCGAAGCTACCACCGATGCCGCCGGTCTATTACGCCTAAGCCTGTTTGCGCAGAATGATAAACGCACTTACGTTCTCAAAGCGAAAAGCCCGTTTAACCAAAGCTGGAAAACCAGTCAACCTTTGCAACAAGCGGGTGAATATACGTTTACCGTAGGTAGCCAACCTTTGCCCGTCACGCTCAAAGACCTTAGTACCGGCAATCCGTTAGCCAATATCCAAATCACCGCCTATCGCGTAGTCGCAGGCGGCAAACCGGAATGGATTACCCGCCAAACCACCGATGCTAACGGGCGCACCGGCTTTGACTTACCCGAATTAAGCAATGGCGGCACGATTCGCCTGCAAGCCACCGCCTTCAACAACTTCGGCGCGTGGAGTCAAGACATTACCAGCACCGCCGCGTTTGAATTCGGCGTCGGTAGTATGCAAATTAGCGTCAAAGACGGTACACAAGCCGATGGCGTATTGCTACCAAATCTGGAGGTGCATATCCGTGAAAACATGGCAGATGGCACGACGGCTTGGTTCAACAAAGCAATAACAGATACGCAAGGTAATCTAAAAATCGACCTGCCGGGGCTGGATAAAGGGCGCAAATTTTTCCTGCAAGCCATGCACCCCGTGACCAAGCGCTACAAGAGCAGCCAAACGCTCGAAAAAGCGGGTGCGCATACCTTCATGGTCGGTACACGCCTCATGGCGGTAACACTCTACAATGCCATTACTGCTGCCCCTTTAGCCGATAAAGACATTACCCTGCAAGAAATACAAGCCGGAAACACTAGCACTTGGCCTTACGTTTGGCGCAGCTCTGCCAAGACTGATGCCAAGGGTATTGCAATCATTGATTCCGAATTACTGTCACAAGCAGGCTTGAATTTTGTACTGAGTGTCACGCCTTACAACACCGGCAGGATCATGACTGCACCGTTTCCAGCGCAAACCTATAGCGTTGATTTTCCGGTAGGGACAATCCCTGTCACCCTCGTTGACCGCGATAATGGCAACGCCATCATGCCGAATCAGCGCATTGATGCTTATGAAATTTCCAGCGATGGCAAACTCACTTGGCTCAAAAACGGCACAACCGATACTAACGGGCAAGCCATTTTCGATCTGGAAACCCTACGCAAAGGCACGCGCCATGTGTTCAAGGCATATAATCCCTTTGGCAACAAACAATACCCGTACAGCCGCATTATCACCACAACCGGTGCGGTCACTTTTGCTATCGGGCGCACTGACAAAGGTGAGTTGGATCTCAAACCACCTGCACTGGAAATCCTCTCCCCTAGCAAAGCCAGTGTTGGCACTATCGGCTTTGAACTCAGTGGTAAAGCCAGCGATGACAAAGCGCTGGACAAAGTTGACATTACCCTCGTGAGTGGCAGCCTCACTGCCACGCATACTGCGACGTTGGATAAAATCACCGGCAACTGGAAACTCGCAGTAAGCAGCACTGCCCTGCAAACCGGGCAAACCCTCAACGTCACCGCCATAGCCGTTGATGCAACCGGCAATACCACCTCTGTCACCCGCAGCTACCAAGTGCTCGCGGATAAGGATGCGCCCAGTATTACCATCAGTTCGCACCACGCCGATGAAACGGTGTTAAAAACCGGCTTCCTGCTGCAAGGCACTGTCACCGATGACACTGAGGTCAGCACCTTGCAACTCTCGGTTACACAAGATAGCGGTAAAGTCTTGGTAACACCCAAAAACCTCACGCCAACCCCGGCAGGTCATTGGGCGTATGCCTTGCCCAACGGCATTCTCAGCCAAGACAGCAAAATTACCGTTAGCCTCACCGCTACCGACACCAGTGGCAAACAAAGTAGTAATACACTGGCGCTCAACGTAGCAGGCGCACACGAAGAACACCGGCAATTACTCAGCCGCACCACGTTTGGCATCACCGATGCACTGTTGCAGGAAGTCACGCAATTAGGCACAACCGAGTTCCTAGAGCAACAATTGAATCCAAATAAACTGGATGACAGCGCGTTTGATGCTCGCCTGACCAACGCCAATCCAGCTACCCTCACGGAATTCCAGACCGCTACTCTGCAACGCATGATCGGTAGCCGCCGCCAGTTGCAGGAAGTAATGACCTGGTTCTGGGAAAACCATTTCAACACCGATTTCCGCAAAACCGGCAATAAGCTGCTGTATGAATTGGCAGAAAACGACGTATTCCGTGCTAACGCACTCGGTAATTTCCATCACTTACTCACGGCTAGTGCCAAAAGTCCGGCGATGTTGTATTACCTCGATAACGTGAAAAACGTCAAAGCCAATGCCAACGAAAACTACGCCCGCGAATTACTGGAATTGCATACGGTCGGTGTGGATGGTGGTTACACCCAAAAAGAAGTGGATACGCTGGCAGAAGTCTTCACCGGCTGGCAAGTGCAGAATGACCGCTTCTTCTTTAATGCCGCGCAACACAACAGCAGTGCCAAAGTGTTCTGGGGCAATGCGATTCCCGCAGGTGGTGTGGATGAAGGCGAACGGGTGCTGGATATTCTGGCGCGTCACCCTGCTACGGCTAACTACCTGTGTTCCAAACTGGTCACGTATTTTGTCAGCGATCAGCCCGTTAACAGCCTGCAAGCACGTTGTGCCAGCACGTTTTTGGAACAAGATGCTGCCCCGGATCAAATCGCGCAAGTGTTGCGGGTTATCCTGACTTCGCCGGAGTTTTACGCGACAGCAAACATTAATAGCAAAGTCAAAACACCCCTGGAATTCGTCACCGCCAGCGTGCGTGCTACCCACGCCCAAGGCACTCACGCTGACTTACCAGCAGCCCTGAAACGCATGGGTATGGATTTGTACCAATACCCCCTACCGACCGGCTACTCCGATACCGGCGATGACTGGGTAAGTTCAGCCGCGCTGCAAGAACGGGTGCGCTTCGTCAATCTGTTAGCCAATGCGCGTAGCGGTGCAACCTATCTGGATACCACTAAGCTTTTCAACGCCCAACAAGCTATCACCGCCGAAAGCATTGCCAGCGATTTACTCAACTGGACGATTGGCGGTTATTACGCTGAACTGGAATGGCAAACCGCGCTGGAAGTCTTGAACGCTGAAGGTGCTTTCAACCCGAATGCCAGCAATGCTGATGCGCGGATTCGCGAAACCGTGGGCACTGTTTTGAGTTACCCGGAATTCAACTACCAATAA
- the thrS gene encoding threonine--tRNA ligase — MPIITLPDASQRIYDAPLSVLAVAADIGAGLAKATLAGKVNDQLVDASYVIDHDVSLSIITAKDAEGVDIIRHSAAHLMAQAVKQLFPEVQVTIGPTVENGFYYDFASPRPFTPEDLQAIDARMQDLIKQDIPVERRTLSRDEAVSFFLNMGEKYKAEIIESIPADQTLSLYRQGDFIDLCRGPHVPSTGKIPSVKVMKVAGAYWRGNSNNEMLQRIYGTAWANKKDLQAYLTMLEEAEKRDHRKLGRQLDLFHFDEQAPGAVFWHPKGWTVFQALIGYMRQRQQRAGYVEVNTPDVMDRSLWETSGHWFNYRDNMFTTTTEDERVFALKPMNCPGGMLMFSQGLKSYRDLPLRMAEFGKVHRYEPSGALHGLMRVRHFTQDDAHIFCTEDQMAQECKDVVALVLDIYKEFGFENVHIKLSTRPENRIGSDESWDLLEHALGNALDSMNLPYTLFPGEGAFYGPKLEFVLRDAIGRDWQCGTLQVDMSLPERFDLTYVAEDNTRKRPVMLHRALFGSLERFTGILIEHYEGRFPLWLAPTQAVVMNITDKQADFVQDATKQLLDAGIRAVSDLRNEKIGFKIREHTMQRVPYLLVVGDREVETQSVAMRTRSGKDVGTFPLAEVQQRLSAEIASRRLSLSED, encoded by the coding sequence ATGCCTATTATTACTCTTCCCGACGCAAGTCAACGTATTTACGATGCCCCGCTTTCTGTGCTTGCCGTTGCTGCCGATATTGGCGCAGGTCTGGCTAAAGCTACCTTGGCTGGCAAAGTAAACGATCAATTGGTTGATGCCAGCTATGTCATTGATCACGATGTTTCCCTGAGTATCATCACCGCAAAAGATGCCGAAGGCGTGGATATTATCCGCCATTCCGCCGCGCATTTGATGGCTCAAGCGGTCAAACAATTATTCCCTGAAGTACAAGTCACCATTGGCCCCACGGTCGAAAACGGCTTTTACTACGATTTTGCCTCCCCACGCCCGTTCACGCCCGAAGATTTACAGGCGATTGATGCGCGGATGCAAGATTTAATCAAGCAAGACATCCCCGTTGAGCGCAGAACCCTGTCACGCGATGAAGCCGTGAGCTTCTTCCTGAACATGGGTGAAAAGTACAAAGCGGAAATCATCGAAAGCATTCCCGCCGACCAAACGCTCTCCCTCTACCGTCAAGGCGATTTTATCGACTTGTGCCGTGGTCCCCACGTTCCTAGCACGGGCAAAATCCCCTCCGTCAAAGTGATGAAGGTGGCAGGTGCGTACTGGCGTGGCAATTCCAACAACGAAATGCTGCAACGCATTTACGGCACGGCGTGGGCAAACAAAAAAGATTTGCAAGCCTACCTGACGATGTTGGAAGAGGCTGAAAAGCGTGATCATCGTAAACTTGGTCGCCAACTGGATTTGTTCCATTTCGACGAACAAGCCCCCGGTGCAGTCTTCTGGCATCCTAAAGGCTGGACAGTATTCCAAGCCTTGATTGGCTACATGCGTCAACGCCAGCAACGCGCAGGTTACGTTGAGGTGAATACCCCGGATGTCATGGATCGTAGCCTGTGGGAAACCTCCGGTCACTGGTTCAACTACCGTGACAATATGTTCACCACCACGACTGAAGACGAGCGCGTTTTCGCCCTGAAACCCATGAACTGCCCCGGCGGTATGTTGATGTTTTCACAGGGCTTGAAAAGCTACCGTGACCTGCCATTGCGGATGGCTGAATTCGGTAAAGTACACCGCTACGAACCGTCCGGCGCATTGCACGGATTAATGCGAGTGCGTCACTTCACGCAGGATGATGCACATATCTTCTGTACTGAAGACCAAATGGCGCAAGAGTGCAAAGACGTGGTGGCGTTAGTGCTCGACATTTACAAAGAATTTGGCTTTGAAAATGTGCACATCAAACTCTCGACTCGCCCTGAAAACCGCATCGGTTCGGATGAGAGCTGGGATTTGTTGGAACACGCCCTCGGCAATGCACTGGATAGCATGAATCTGCCGTACACGCTGTTCCCCGGCGAAGGTGCATTTTACGGCCCTAAACTGGAATTCGTGTTGCGTGATGCCATCGGTCGTGATTGGCAGTGCGGCACTTTGCAAGTGGATATGAGCTTGCCAGAACGCTTTGACCTGACTTACGTGGCGGAAGACAATACCCGTAAACGTCCGGTCATGTTGCACCGTGCGCTGTTCGGTTCATTGGAACGCTTCACCGGCATTCTGATTGAACATTACGAAGGGCGTTTCCCGCTCTGGTTAGCACCAACGCAAGCTGTCGTGATGAATATCACGGACAAACAAGCCGATTTCGTGCAAGATGCCACTAAGCAATTGCTTGACGCGGGTATTCGCGCCGTATCAGACTTGAGAAATGAAAAAATTGGCTTTAAAATCCGTGAGCACACTATGCAGCGTGTCCCGTACCTGTTAGTAGTCGGGGATCGCGAAGTGGAAACACAATCTGTGGCTATGCGCACACGTTCCGGTAAAGACGTAGGAACCTTCCCATTGGCGGAAGTCCAGCAACGTCTGTCAGCGGAAATTGCGTCACGTCGCTTATCACTATCTGAGGATTAA
- the htpG gene encoding molecular chaperone HtpG — protein MTATSNKENLQFQTEVNQLLHLMIHSLYSNKEIFLRELISNGSDACDKLRFEAIGNDSLYETDSELRVEVEFDAAAGTITVRDNGIGMSRDEVVTNIGTIAKSGTKEFLSKLTGDEKKDSHMIGQFGVGFYASFIVADKVTLTTRRAGDAASEGVRWESDAQSGYSLEQVEKATRGTEIVLHLKEDEKLLADGWRLRNIIRQYSDHIPLPVNMRKTEAGEIQDEWETVNKANALWTRAKSEVKDEEYQEFYKHVSHDWEDALAWSHNRVEGKYEYTSLLYLPSKAPFDMFDRDNTHGLKLYVQRVFIMEDKEFKLMPRYLRFVRGVLDSNDLPLNVSREILQGNKIIENMKNASVKKVIGLLENMIANEPDKYQKFWKEFGKVLKEGPGEDFSNREQIAKLLRFASTNNDSAEQTVSLPDYMARMKEGQDKIYYITADSHTAAKNSPHLEVFRKKGIEVLLLSDRVDEWLVQHLMEFEGKSLQSVAKGNLDLSKLESEEDKKEQEKIEAEAKNMVEHIKTALGEKVGEVRVSHRLTTSPSCIVLNDHDMALYMQQLMKQAGHEMPDTKPALEINPTHPLLKRMEAETDDERFGEWSSILLDQAILAEGGQLDDPAGFVNRLNKLMLAMG, from the coding sequence ATGACGGCAACAAGCAACAAAGAAAACCTGCAATTTCAAACCGAAGTGAATCAACTGTTACACCTGATGATTCACTCGCTGTATTCCAACAAAGAAATTTTCCTGCGCGAACTCATTTCCAACGGTTCGGATGCGTGCGACAAGCTGCGTTTTGAAGCCATCGGCAACGATAGCCTTTACGAAACCGACAGCGAATTGCGCGTAGAAGTCGAATTCGACGCGGCAGCAGGCACGATCACTGTGCGCGACAACGGTATCGGCATGAGCCGCGATGAAGTCGTGACCAATATCGGCACGATTGCCAAATCCGGCACCAAAGAATTCTTGAGCAAACTGACCGGCGATGAGAAAAAAGACTCGCACATGATCGGGCAGTTCGGGGTAGGTTTCTACGCCTCCTTCATCGTTGCCGACAAAGTAACGCTAACCACGCGCCGCGCTGGGGATGCCGCTTCCGAAGGCGTGCGCTGGGAATCGGATGCGCAATCTGGCTACTCACTGGAACAAGTCGAAAAAGCTACCCGTGGTACAGAAATCGTCCTGCACTTGAAAGAAGACGAAAAGCTGCTGGCAGACGGCTGGCGTTTACGCAATATCATCCGCCAATATTCCGACCACATCCCACTGCCGGTAAACATGCGCAAAACCGAAGCCGGTGAAATCCAAGATGAATGGGAAACCGTCAACAAAGCCAACGCGCTGTGGACACGCGCCAAATCCGAAGTGAAGGACGAGGAATACCAAGAATTCTACAAGCACGTTTCGCACGACTGGGAAGACGCGCTGGCATGGTCACACAACCGCGTCGAAGGCAAATACGAATACACGTCCCTGCTGTACCTGCCTTCCAAAGCCCCGTTCGACATGTTCGACCGCGATAACACCCACGGCTTGAAGCTTTACGTACAGCGCGTTTTCATTATGGAAGACAAAGAATTCAAGCTGATGCCACGCTATTTGCGTTTCGTGCGCGGTGTGCTGGATTCCAACGACCTGCCGCTGAACGTATCGCGTGAAATCCTGCAAGGCAACAAAATCATCGAGAACATGAAAAATGCTTCGGTGAAAAAAGTCATTGGTTTGCTGGAAAACATGATTGCCAACGAGCCAGACAAGTACCAAAAATTCTGGAAAGAATTCGGCAAAGTCCTCAAAGAAGGCCCAGGCGAAGACTTCAGCAACCGCGAACAAATCGCCAAACTGCTGCGTTTTGCCTCCACAAACAACGATAGTGCTGAACAAACCGTTTCCTTGCCGGACTACATGGCTCGCATGAAAGAAGGTCAGGACAAAATCTACTACATCACTGCCGACAGCCACACCGCTGCGAAAAACAGCCCACATCTGGAAGTGTTCCGCAAAAAAGGCATCGAAGTGCTGTTACTGTCTGACCGCGTAGACGAATGGCTGGTACAGCATTTGATGGAATTTGAAGGCAAATCGCTGCAATCCGTCGCCAAAGGCAACCTTGACCTTTCCAAACTCGAAAGCGAGGAAGATAAAAAAGAACAAGAAAAAATCGAGGCAGAAGCCAAAAACATGGTCGAACACATCAAAACGGCATTGGGCGAAAAAGTCGGCGAAGTGCGCGTATCGCACCGTCTGACCACCTCACCATCGTGCATCGTGCTAAACGACCACGACATGGCGTTGTACATGCAGCAATTGATGAAACAAGCCGGTCACGAAATGCCTGACACCAAGCCTGCGCTGGAAATCAACCCAACACATCCGTTGCTCAAGCGCATGGAAGCCGAAACCGATGACGAGCGTTTTGGCGAATGGTCAAGCATCTTACTCGATCAGGCAATTCTGGCAGAAGGCGGACAACTCGACGATCCGGCAGGCTTTGTTAACCGCTTGAATAAGCTGATGTTGGCAATGGGTTAA